A single window of Leishmania infantum JPCM5 genome chromosome 35 DNA harbors:
- a CDS encoding putative DNA polymerase epsilon subunit b — protein sequence MREPKDEIRKFAQAYKYNLKPLAVSRFASFLKKYDTGEEYRRDLLRDLFSLIGEQCCDNRLVDELKAEAVISLQEAKIKGCLGTDGPSSVQVVSLGAVPKVFVDEVSNELRVSSSSVALNRLQCLNQRYALARRRCLRCGLYHKSVDQHAQHDGSLALLPISALEGLDPGLQVAVLGLLVVQDDEVFLEDLRGQIKLKFSEESRVTPHGFVGNGFLTVVSGFWVNGTLQVTRVDLPPAERREVTLRDAGSSMDLFGLAPPNPMEALREEKKRVQSVIIVMAHVHLDKAGTMSKLARFFERMQGLSESELRDVTFVFTGDFSSFPLHFGDASHLPDIFDNSDRFQILLDGLGRCIAANAPTAAQHSHFVLIPGPSDMTALQGFQPQTPIATQFAKGVESRTKKLTLAPNPCRLRFHTHEAIIARRDFLRDLQRGELLYPWDRYRTTERTDAALDQGASSGAGAATTTSFERVTKTLLDEAHLSPSIDEAVLWRADDALRIPVLPHTMLLCDSTEQWECHYKGVHVVNPGSFAVNGTFLWYTPADGQCSLNRLE from the coding sequence ATGAGGGAGCCCAAGGATGAGATAAGGAAGTTTGCGCAGGCGTACAAGTACAACTTGAAGCCGTTGGCGGTCAGCCGCTTTGCCAGCTTCCTGAAAAAGTATGACACTGGTGAGGAGTACCGTCGCGATCTTCTGCGCGACTTGTTCAGCTTGATTGGGGAACAATGCTGTGACAATCGACTCGTTGATGAATTGAAGGCAGAAGCGGTCATCAGCTTGCAAGAAGCAAAGATAAAAGGATGCCTAGGCACCGACGGGCCATCTTCCGTGCAAGTCGTCTCCCTGGGTGCTGTTCCCAAAGTCTTTGTCGACGAGGTAAGTAACGAACTGAGGGTGAGTAGTTCCTCGGTTGCATTAAACCGTCTTCAGTGCCTCAATCAACGCTATGCACTCGCTCGTCGGCGTTGCTTGCGATGTGGCCTCTACCACAAATCAGTGGATCAGCATGCGCAACATGACGGCTCCCTGGCTCTTTTGCCCATCTCCGCGCTTGAGGGGCTCGATCCAGGCCTCCAAGTCGCTGTGCTTGGGCTCTTGGTCGTGCAGGATGACGAAGTATTCTTGGAGGATTTAAGGGGACAGATTAAACTGAAATTCAGCGAGGAGTCGCGGGTCACGCCGCACGGCTTTGTGGGAAATGGGTTCCTGACTGTGGTGAGCGGATTCTGGGTGAACGGCACTCTCCAGGTCACTCGAGTGGACCTCCCGCCGGCAGAGCGGCGGGAGGTGACGTTGCGGGATGCCGGCTCTAGCATGGACCTATTCGGGTTGGCCCCGCCCAACCCCATGGAGGCTTTGCgagaggagaagaagcgggTGCAGAGCGTGATCATCGTCatggcgcacgtgcacctcGACAAGGCGGGCACCATGAGCAAGCTGGCTCGCTTTTTTGAGCGCATGCAGGGCTTAAGTGAGTcagagctgcgcgacgtcACTTTTGTCTTCACCGGAGACTTTTCGTCCTTCCCGCTTCACTTTGGCGACGCGTCTCACTTGCCTGATATCTTCGACAACTCGGACCGCTTTCAGATCCTCTTAGACGGACTAGgtcgctgcatcgccgccaaTGCTCCCactgcagcacagcacagTCATTTTGTGCTTATCCCGGGCCCCAGCGACATGACTGCCTTGCAGGGCTTTCAGCCGCAAACGCCCATTGCCACACAATTTGCCAAGGGTGTGGAGAGTCGAACAAAGAAGCTCACTCTTGCTCCGAATCCGTGCCGGTTGCGCtttcacacacacgaggCTATCATCGCTCGCCGTGATTTCCTGCGCGATCTCCAGCGCGGCGAGTTGCTCTATCCGTGGGACCGCTATCGCACCACGGAGCGTACCGACGCGGCACTGGATCAGGGCGCTTCTAGTGGGGCTGGGGCAGCCACCACAACGTCGTTTGAGCGCGTTACCAAGACACTGCTAGACGAGGCACACCTGTCACCCAGCATTGATGAGGCGGTTTTGTGGAGAGCAGACGACGCCTTGCGCATcccggtgctgccgcacacGATGCTGCTGTGCGACTCAACAGAGCAATGGGAGTGCCATTACAAAGGCGTTCATGTCGTGAACCCCGGCTCCTTTGCCGTCAACGGCACATTCCTTTGGTACACCCCAGCAGACGGGCAGTGCAGCCTCAATAGACTGGAGTAA
- a CDS encoding trypanin-like protein translates to MPPKRKLATRSGGAAASASPVAAPHVDGKDIWLATDALQKTNAMRNYFQLERDRIIAFWNISKRELEGIKESIREKEQEKAEQAERHEVEKQIFKQKIRHLLYENQVQLSTMKEEAQRALTSREEECRTKERNAARNLRDTKLADRELEVRHLEQQRALLTQQDKEIAEQQSNFEREIKEMHLRYEDLLKSVREEMDEARKEELGRIEERKEKHIAELRETHERTFNEIRDYFSEITSNNLETIRTLKDEVYARKRTETHNERAMYEVAQRNKRLTEPLAKLENQKKVLGLELENYLADKEALAEVKRSVKDTQQEIQTVSWEHEVLSQRYAKLVEDRDIILKKYNAMLQDIQRKSAFRRVLIQKKLELVQTQLEGRDAKLTELLKRANMNPDELKELEQKVHDLISEKDKTIEDLKQLLSRLTTQSERVVATYESYMENNGVSGWVGTSGAASGAASIRA, encoded by the coding sequence ATGCCGCCGAAGCGAAAATTGGCGAcgcggagcggcggcgcagctgcaagCGCGTCACCTGTGGCCGCGCCGCATGTCGACGGCAAGGATATCTGGTTGGCGACGGATGCCCTGCAAAAGACGAATGCGATGCGCAACTACTTCCAACTTGAGCGGGACCGCATCATCGCCTTCTGGAACATCTCCAAGAGGGAGCTCGAGGGCATCAAGGAGTCGATTCGCGAAaaggagcaggagaaggcagagcaggcggagcggcaTGAGGTAGAGAAGCAAATCTTCAAGCAGAAGATCCGCCACCTACTGTACGAAAACCAGGTTCAGCTTTCCACcatgaaggaggaggcgcagcgtgcgCTGACAAGTCGGGAGGAGGAGTGCCGGACGAAGGAGAGAAACGCTGCCCGCAACCTGCGCGACACCAAGCTGGCGGACCGTGAACTGGAGGTGCGGCATctagagcagcagcgcgcgctgcttaCCCAGCAGGACAAGGAGATTGCAGAGCAGCAATCTAATTTTGAGCGAGAGATCAAGGAGATGCACCTCCGGTACGAAGACTTGCTGAAGAGTGTGCGTGAGGAGATGGACGAGGCCCGGAAAGAGGAGCTCGGCCGCATCGAGGAGCGTAAGGAGAAGCACATCGCGGAGCTGAGGGAGACCCACGAGCGCACCTTCAACGAGATCAGGGACTACTTTAGCGAGATCACCTCGAACAACTTAGAAACCATTCGAACTCTCAAAGATGAGGTTTACGCTCGAAAACGGACCGAAACCCACAATGAGCGTGCCATGTACGAAGTGGCGCAGCGGAACAAGAGACTCACCGAGCCACTCGCCAAACTGGAAAACCAGAAAAAGGTCCTCGGGTTGGAGCTGGAAAACTACCTGGCAGACAAGGAGGCCCTTGCTGAGGTGAAGCGGTCCGTCAAGGATACTCAGCAGGAAATCCAAACCGTCTCCTGGGAGCACGAGGTCCTCTCGCAGCGTTACGCGAAACTTGTCGAGGACCGTGATATCATCTTGAAGAAGTACAACGCCATGCTCCAAGACATCCAACGCAAGTCAGCGTTCCGACGTGTGCTGATCCAAAAGAAGCTGGAGCTGGTGCAGACGCAGTTGGAGGGACGCGATGCGAAGCTGACGGAGTTGCTGAAGCGTGCGAACATGAACCCGGATGAATtgaaggagctggagcagaaGGTGCACGACCTCATCTCGGAGAAGGACAAGACGATCGAGGAcctgaagcagctgctgtcCCGCCTCACCACCCAAAGCGAGCGCGTTGTCGCTACATACGAGTCCTACATGGAAAATAATGGTGTGTCGGGGTGGGTTGGCACCTCAGGCGCTGCATCTGGGGCAGCGTCGATTCGTGCatga